Proteins from a single region of Gemmatirosa kalamazoonensis:
- a CDS encoding NAD(P)-binding protein: MSEDSIGRRTFIAGALGAAALVGLSCKSGRPLAGSLVDDGHAAGHLIRDGGAAPPVRRRERRSIVIVGGGVAGLSAAWWLAKHGVTDFVLLELLSRPGGNARWGENAVSAYPWGAHYVPVPGPHATLVRELFAEMGLLSADGSWSERDLCFAPKERAFVHGRWREGLVEALAMDADGERELRRFDAVVDELRASGAFTIPLALGAADHDVARSPLDTLTAEAWLAREGFRSEALRWYVDYACRDDFGTRARDASAWAALHYFAAREADDPGPLTWPEGNGRLVRHLLGRVEAHVVADAPVGRVERAGTRMRVVAAATEWTCDAVIWAAPTFLARYVVEGAPAASWRYAPWLVANLTLDRRPRAADDDAPEAWDNVIVDSPGLGYVVATHQALRATPEPRTVWTYYRALADGDPAAERRRLLAMDWRACAELALADLERAHPDLRECVSRVDVMRHGHAMPRPEPGFLARRAEWWAPARGARVFYANSDVSGLSLFEEAQYRGVRAAEHAMALVT, encoded by the coding sequence GTGAGTGAGGACTCGATCGGCCGCCGCACGTTCATCGCGGGCGCGTTAGGCGCCGCGGCGCTCGTCGGCCTGTCGTGCAAGAGTGGGCGGCCTCTTGCCGGGTCCCTCGTCGACGACGGGCATGCCGCGGGGCATCTGATTCGCGACGGCGGCGCGGCCCCACCCGTCCGACGGCGCGAGCGGCGGTCGATCGTCATCGTCGGCGGCGGCGTGGCGGGGCTCTCCGCGGCATGGTGGCTCGCGAAGCACGGCGTGACGGACTTCGTGCTCCTCGAGCTGCTCTCGCGCCCCGGCGGCAACGCGCGCTGGGGGGAGAACGCGGTGAGCGCGTATCCGTGGGGCGCGCACTACGTCCCCGTGCCCGGTCCGCACGCGACGCTCGTGCGCGAGCTGTTCGCCGAGATGGGGCTGTTGAGTGCCGACGGGTCGTGGAGCGAGCGCGATCTCTGCTTCGCGCCGAAGGAGCGCGCGTTCGTGCACGGGCGGTGGCGCGAGGGGCTCGTCGAGGCGCTCGCGATGGACGCGGACGGCGAGCGCGAGCTGCGCCGCTTCGACGCCGTCGTCGACGAGCTGCGCGCGAGCGGCGCGTTCACCATCCCGCTCGCGCTCGGCGCCGCCGATCACGACGTCGCGCGCTCGCCGCTCGACACGCTCACGGCCGAGGCGTGGCTCGCGCGCGAGGGGTTCCGCTCCGAGGCGCTGCGCTGGTACGTGGACTACGCGTGCCGCGACGACTTCGGCACCCGCGCGCGCGACGCGTCGGCGTGGGCCGCGCTGCACTACTTCGCCGCGCGCGAGGCGGACGATCCGGGGCCGCTCACCTGGCCGGAGGGGAACGGTCGCCTCGTGCGGCATCTGTTAGGCAGGGTCGAGGCGCACGTCGTGGCCGACGCACCCGTCGGACGTGTCGAGCGCGCCGGGACACGCATGCGCGTGGTCGCGGCGGCCACCGAGTGGACGTGCGACGCCGTGATCTGGGCCGCGCCGACGTTCCTCGCGCGGTACGTGGTGGAGGGCGCGCCGGCGGCGTCGTGGCGCTACGCGCCGTGGCTCGTGGCGAACCTCACGCTCGACCGCCGGCCGCGCGCCGCGGACGACGATGCGCCCGAGGCGTGGGACAACGTCATCGTCGACTCGCCCGGGCTCGGCTACGTCGTGGCCACCCATCAGGCGCTGCGCGCGACGCCCGAGCCGCGCACGGTGTGGACGTACTACCGCGCGCTCGCCGACGGCGATCCGGCAGCGGAGCGGCGCCGGCTGCTCGCGATGGACTGGCGCGCGTGCGCGGAGCTCGCGCTCGCCGACCTCGAGCGCGCGCACCCCGACCTGCGCGAGTGCGTCTCGCGCGTCGACGTCATGCGGCACGGGCACGCCATGCCGCGCCCCGAGCCCGGCTTTCTCGCGCGGCGCGCCGAGTGGTGGGCGCCGGCGCGCGGCGCGCGGGTGTTCTACGCGAACTCCGACGTCAGCGGGCTGTCGCTGTTCGAGGAGGCACAGTATCGCGGCGTCCGTGCCGCGGAGCACGCGATGGCCCTCGTCACGTAG
- a CDS encoding PAS domain S-box protein, which yields MSSGGSGGSGGSSTEHGERGAATDWARVLADATLEGVVIHERGHVQFVNAAIARMLRSTPEALVGRPVLDFAAPDDRPRVAAHMAAQSEHPLIGTALRADGTTFPCELRGRTMTADGRTVRVVLVRDVSERLAMEAELRRRERALAAVTEHSPDVITRYDREHRVRFMSRAVEQATGVPAAWFVGKTLREWGFPEALITPWETINDRVFATGCAEETEFDFTGPDGVQRHYHTRVVPEYNDAGEVEHVLTTTRDLTALKRAESAARDAYGTMRGLLDQSITGVYVIQDGRFAYANTRLAETFGYERSEELLALPGIDVLVHPDDRAVVMGNIRRRIRRGRGTAHYAFRGLRRDGRVVHVEVHGSAAPYKGGPAVVGVLLDVSERLALEEQLRQTQKMEALGQLAGGVAHDFNNILAAIAGYAQLVHDDLPADAPLRDDVAEILAAATRGVGVTKQLLAFSRRQALEVAEVDLAAIARALGAMLRQLLSPAIELRLPDAHVSAPVRATAPQLEQIVMNLAVNARDAMAGRGVLTLGVRIAAGPDGIERAVLEVRDTGHGMSPDVRARAFEPFFTTKRHDQGTGLGLATVYGLVRQFGGEIHIESVEGRGTTVTVSFPLVQRAPRAAEPAPARPCPAARKRVLLVEDEAPIRAVTRRMLERAGYAVREAPNGAAALEALRGGAAIDVLLTDAAMPELGGVELAREVAVLRPGLPVVLMSGYAELSGASVNGDGSVTDVTGCRGFVEKPFTAERLLAHLAAALESGKE from the coding sequence ATGAGCAGCGGCGGCAGCGGCGGCAGCGGCGGGAGCAGCACGGAGCACGGCGAGCGGGGAGCGGCGACCGACTGGGCCCGGGTGCTCGCCGACGCGACGCTCGAGGGCGTGGTGATCCACGAGCGCGGCCACGTGCAGTTCGTCAACGCGGCGATCGCGCGCATGCTCCGCAGCACGCCGGAGGCACTCGTCGGCCGCCCGGTCCTCGACTTCGCCGCGCCGGACGATCGCCCGCGCGTCGCGGCGCACATGGCCGCGCAGTCCGAGCACCCGTTGATCGGCACCGCGCTGCGCGCCGACGGCACCACGTTCCCGTGCGAGCTCCGCGGCCGCACGATGACCGCCGACGGCCGCACGGTGCGCGTGGTGCTCGTGCGCGACGTCTCCGAGCGGCTCGCCATGGAGGCCGAGCTGCGGCGCCGCGAGCGCGCGCTCGCCGCCGTCACCGAGCACTCGCCGGACGTCATCACGCGCTACGACCGTGAGCATCGCGTGCGGTTCATGAGCCGTGCGGTGGAACAGGCCACCGGCGTGCCGGCCGCGTGGTTCGTCGGCAAGACGCTGCGCGAGTGGGGCTTCCCGGAGGCGCTCATCACGCCGTGGGAGACGATCAACGACCGCGTGTTCGCCACCGGCTGCGCGGAGGAGACCGAGTTCGACTTCACCGGTCCCGACGGCGTCCAGCGGCACTATCACACGCGCGTGGTGCCGGAGTACAACGACGCGGGCGAGGTGGAGCACGTGCTCACCACCACGCGTGACCTCACGGCGCTGAAGCGTGCGGAGTCGGCGGCGCGCGACGCGTACGGCACGATGCGCGGGCTGCTCGACCAGTCCATCACCGGCGTCTACGTGATCCAGGACGGCCGCTTCGCGTACGCGAACACGCGGCTCGCCGAGACCTTCGGGTACGAGCGGTCGGAGGAGCTGCTCGCGCTGCCCGGCATCGACGTGCTCGTGCACCCCGACGACCGCGCCGTCGTGATGGGCAACATCCGGCGGCGGATCCGGCGCGGCCGCGGCACCGCGCACTACGCGTTCCGCGGCCTGCGCCGCGACGGCCGGGTGGTGCACGTCGAGGTGCACGGCAGCGCCGCGCCGTACAAGGGCGGGCCGGCGGTCGTCGGCGTGCTGCTCGACGTGAGCGAGCGGCTCGCGCTCGAGGAGCAGCTGCGGCAGACGCAGAAGATGGAGGCGTTGGGCCAGCTCGCCGGCGGCGTCGCGCACGACTTCAACAACATCCTCGCCGCGATCGCGGGCTACGCGCAGCTCGTGCACGACGATCTCCCCGCCGATGCGCCGCTGCGCGACGACGTCGCGGAGATCCTCGCCGCGGCCACGCGCGGCGTCGGCGTGACGAAGCAGCTCCTCGCGTTCAGCCGCCGGCAGGCGCTCGAGGTGGCGGAGGTCGATCTCGCCGCGATCGCGCGCGCGCTCGGCGCGATGCTACGGCAGCTGCTCTCGCCGGCGATCGAGCTCCGGCTGCCGGACGCGCACGTGTCGGCGCCGGTGCGCGCGACGGCGCCGCAGCTCGAGCAGATCGTGATGAACCTCGCCGTGAACGCGCGCGACGCGATGGCCGGCCGCGGCGTGCTCACGCTCGGCGTGCGCATCGCGGCGGGGCCCGACGGGATCGAGCGCGCCGTGCTCGAGGTGCGCGACACCGGCCACGGCATGTCGCCCGACGTGCGGGCGCGCGCGTTCGAGCCGTTCTTCACGACGAAGCGCCACGACCAGGGCACGGGACTCGGCCTCGCGACGGTCTACGGCCTCGTGCGGCAGTTCGGCGGCGAGATCCACATCGAGTCCGTGGAGGGGCGCGGGACGACGGTGACCGTGTCGTTCCCGCTCGTCCAGCGTGCGCCGCGCGCGGCAGAGCCGGCGCCGGCGCGGCCGTGCCCGGCCGCGCGCAAGCGTGTGCTCCTCGTGGAGGACGAGGCCCCCATCCGCGCGGTGACGCGTCGCATGCTCGAGCGCGCGGGCTACGCGGTGCGGGAGGCGCCTAACGGTGCGGCGGCGCTGGAGGCGCTGCGGGGCGGCGCGGCGATCGACGTGCTGCTCACCGACGCGGCGATGCCGGAGCTCGGCGGCGTGGAGCTCGCCCGCGAGGTGGCCGTGCTGCGTCCCGGGCTGCCGGTGGTGCTCATGTCCGGCTACGCGGAGCTGTCCGGCGCGTCGGTGAACGGCGACGGGAGCGTGACCGACGTGACCGGCTGCCGGGGGTTCGTGGAGAAGCCGTTCACGGCCGAGCGGCTGCTCGCGCACCTGGCCGCCGCGCTGGAGTCGGGCAAGGAGTGA
- a CDS encoding PadR family transcriptional regulator encodes MAAPLPVVKGVLDMLVLRALSWGPMHGFEIVAWLERESGGSLPVEDSALYQALYRMEERGLVAADWGTTENNRRARYYKVTRAGAAQLRTETARWLDYAGAVTRILTQAPSAS; translated from the coding sequence ATGGCCGCACCGCTGCCGGTCGTGAAGGGAGTCCTCGACATGCTCGTGCTGCGCGCCCTGTCGTGGGGGCCGATGCACGGCTTCGAGATCGTCGCCTGGCTCGAGCGCGAGTCGGGCGGGAGCCTCCCGGTGGAGGACTCCGCGCTGTACCAGGCGCTGTACCGCATGGAGGAGCGGGGCCTCGTCGCCGCCGACTGGGGCACGACGGAGAACAACCGCCGCGCGCGCTACTACAAGGTCACGCGCGCCGGCGCCGCGCAGCTCCGCACCGAGACCGCGCGGTGGCTCGACTACGCCGGCGCCGTCACGCGCATCCTCACGCAGGCGCCGAGCGCGTCGTGA
- a CDS encoding ABC transporter permease, with translation MSLIRPRVRRLFRLAVRRPALRERDVDDEIRLHIDLRAEQLVREGWSPEAARVEAERRFAALLDDARGRLLEAARHRDTRMGWGDRLESVRHDLAFALRQLRAARAVTAAAVLTIALGIGANATMFGIVDRLLLRPPPHVADAARVARLYLERGRGAFNNWVDPSVGYPTYRAVRDDARGFAAVAAYFPSRFVVGEGAQARQLRTTEVTGNFFAMLGTRAQVGRLLGPDDDRVPSGSRVVVLGDGYWRRVFGGDPAAVGRSLVVEGQRYVVVGVAPRGFTGVDLEPVDLFLPLSATSWHMRGHDWAEQRNMAWIRMVGRLRAGVTRTDAARDVTAALRRAVTDTNSFDYHARALATGLSDVRGLNESGRRTSGAVAAWLTGVAAVVLLIACANVANLLLARAVRRRREIAVRTALGAGRWRLARQLLTESALLAVLGGVLGLAVARWGGALVRTALLPDVDWSQGVVSARVLLLAVGATAVTALLIGLAPVLHLASSGAVAGLRTGVREGGGRQARLRGALLVAQAALSVVLLVGAGLFVRSLDRIGALDFGYDTERLLLVDPSFPEDLPMTARLAAYDRLLERLRHTPGVERAALATTSPFWSAAAGDLAIPGFDSLAALRDQFPHWNAVSDDYFETMGTHIVRGRALAATDVRGAPRVALVNEAMARRIWKGADPIGRCLKIGGDTVPCSEIVGVVRNTIEMQLRETPVLQYFYPLAQGSSGNSMRALVARTAPGVRPASLVSTLRRALRPVAPEARYVEVLPFTDRVDPQVRPWRLGATMFTAFGALALLIAAVGLYSVMAYGVAQRLHEMGLRMALGARAADVVRLLLRQAMGVVGLGLVAGGVAALAAGHWVAPLLFDVSPRDPLVFGAVAAVLAGTALAATAVPARRATRANPSDALRSE, from the coding sequence GTGAGCCTCATCCGCCCCCGCGTGAGGCGGCTGTTCCGCCTCGCCGTCCGCCGCCCCGCGCTCCGCGAGCGCGACGTCGACGACGAGATCCGGCTGCACATCGACCTCCGCGCCGAGCAGCTCGTGCGCGAGGGGTGGTCACCCGAGGCGGCGCGCGTCGAGGCAGAGCGCCGCTTCGCCGCGCTGCTCGACGACGCCCGCGGACGGCTCCTCGAGGCCGCGCGCCACCGGGACACGCGCATGGGCTGGGGCGACCGACTGGAGAGCGTGCGGCACGACCTCGCGTTCGCGCTGCGGCAGCTCCGTGCCGCGCGCGCCGTCACCGCGGCGGCCGTGCTCACCATCGCGTTAGGCATCGGCGCGAACGCGACGATGTTCGGCATCGTGGACCGGCTGCTGCTGCGGCCACCGCCGCACGTCGCCGACGCCGCGCGCGTGGCGCGGCTCTACCTCGAGCGCGGCCGCGGTGCGTTCAACAACTGGGTCGACCCGTCCGTCGGCTACCCGACGTACCGCGCGGTGCGCGACGATGCCCGCGGCTTCGCCGCCGTCGCGGCCTACTTCCCGAGCCGGTTCGTCGTCGGCGAGGGGGCGCAGGCGCGGCAGCTCCGCACCACCGAGGTCACGGGCAACTTCTTCGCGATGCTCGGCACGCGCGCGCAGGTCGGCCGCCTGCTCGGTCCCGACGACGACCGCGTCCCCTCCGGCTCGCGCGTCGTCGTGCTCGGCGACGGCTACTGGCGCCGCGTGTTCGGCGGCGATCCGGCGGCGGTCGGGCGATCGCTCGTCGTCGAGGGACAGCGCTACGTCGTCGTCGGCGTCGCGCCGCGCGGCTTCACCGGCGTCGACCTCGAGCCGGTCGATCTCTTCCTGCCGCTGTCGGCGACGTCGTGGCACATGCGCGGCCACGACTGGGCGGAGCAGCGCAACATGGCGTGGATCCGCATGGTCGGGCGGCTGCGTGCGGGCGTCACGCGCACCGACGCCGCGCGCGACGTCACCGCCGCGCTGCGCCGAGCGGTCACCGACACGAACAGCTTCGACTACCACGCGCGCGCGCTCGCCACCGGGCTCTCCGACGTGCGCGGCCTGAACGAGAGCGGTCGACGCACGAGCGGCGCCGTCGCCGCGTGGCTCACCGGCGTCGCCGCGGTGGTGCTGCTCATCGCCTGCGCGAACGTGGCGAACCTGCTGCTCGCGCGCGCCGTGCGCCGCCGCCGCGAGATCGCCGTGCGCACCGCGCTGGGCGCGGGACGGTGGCGCCTCGCGCGGCAGCTCCTCACCGAGAGCGCGCTGCTCGCCGTGTTAGGCGGCGTCCTCGGCCTCGCCGTGGCCCGATGGGGCGGGGCGCTCGTGCGCACCGCGCTGCTCCCCGACGTCGACTGGTCGCAGGGCGTGGTGAGCGCGCGCGTGCTGCTCCTCGCCGTCGGCGCGACGGCCGTCACGGCGCTGCTCATCGGACTCGCGCCGGTGCTGCACCTCGCCTCGTCCGGCGCCGTCGCGGGGCTGCGCACGGGCGTGCGCGAGGGCGGCGGCCGGCAGGCGCGGCTCCGCGGCGCGCTGCTCGTCGCGCAGGCGGCGCTGTCGGTCGTGCTGCTCGTCGGCGCGGGGTTGTTCGTGCGGAGCCTCGACCGCATCGGTGCGCTCGACTTCGGCTACGACACGGAGCGCCTGCTGCTCGTCGATCCGTCGTTCCCCGAGGATCTGCCGATGACGGCGCGGCTCGCGGCGTACGACCGGCTGCTCGAGCGTCTGCGCCACACGCCGGGCGTCGAGCGTGCCGCGCTCGCGACGACGTCGCCGTTCTGGTCCGCCGCCGCGGGCGACCTCGCGATCCCCGGCTTCGACTCGCTCGCCGCGCTGCGCGACCAGTTCCCGCACTGGAACGCGGTGAGCGACGACTACTTCGAGACGATGGGCACGCACATCGTGCGCGGCCGCGCGCTCGCCGCCACCGACGTGCGCGGCGCGCCGCGCGTGGCGCTCGTGAACGAGGCGATGGCGCGCCGCATCTGGAAGGGCGCCGACCCGATCGGCCGCTGCCTCAAGATCGGCGGCGACACGGTGCCGTGCAGCGAGATCGTCGGCGTGGTCCGCAACACGATCGAGATGCAGCTGCGCGAGACGCCGGTGCTGCAGTACTTCTATCCGCTCGCCCAGGGCAGCTCGGGGAACTCGATGCGCGCCCTCGTCGCGCGCACGGCGCCCGGCGTGCGGCCGGCGTCGCTCGTGTCCACGCTGCGGCGCGCGCTCCGTCCCGTGGCGCCCGAGGCGCGCTACGTCGAGGTGCTGCCGTTCACCGACCGCGTCGACCCGCAGGTGCGGCCGTGGCGGCTCGGCGCCACGATGTTCACCGCGTTCGGCGCGCTCGCCCTGCTCATCGCCGCGGTGGGACTCTACAGCGTGATGGCGTACGGCGTCGCGCAGCGGCTGCACGAGATGGGGCTGCGCATGGCGCTCGGCGCGCGCGCGGCGGACGTCGTGCGGCTGCTGCTGCGGCAGGCGATGGGCGTCGTGGGGCTCGGGCTCGTGGCGGGCGGCGTCGCGGCGCTCGCCGCGGGGCACTGGGTGGCGCCGCTGCTGTTCGACGTCTCGCCGCGCGATCCGCTCGTGTTCGGCGCGGTCGCCGCGGTGCTCGCCGGCACCGCGCTCGCCGCGACCGCCGTGCCCGCGCGGCGCGCCACCCGCGCGAACCCGAGCGACGCGCTGCGGTCGGAATGA
- a CDS encoding ADOP family duplicated permease, with the protein MIRPRVRRLFRLALRRPALRERDVDDEIRLHVDLRAERLVREGWTPEAARAEAWRRFGALTEARPRLLDAARRRDTRMTWSDRLDSVRQDAAFAVRQLRSAPGVAAAAIVTLALGIGANATMFGVVDRLLLRPPALVADAGHVTRLYIERRRAGFNGRVMPMVSAPAYFTVRDSTRAFAAVAGFFPGQHVVGEGDAARQRHVIEATGNFFTLLGVRPALGRFFGPDDDRVPAGSLVAVLGDRYWREAYGADSAVLGRTVVVEGDRYVIVGVAPRGFNGTDLEPTDVYVPLSTIAYHARARDWSTDGRIAWVRMVARLRPGATTARAEREATAALRLTAPDTNAFDYGARVIAAPVTEAHAPVKSERRTRASIAAWLAGVAAIVLLVACANVANLLLARAVRRRREIAVRTALGAGRWRLARQLLTESALVAALGGVGGLLVARWGGAAVRATLLPDVDWSQGVVSGRVLLFALGATTLTALLTALAPAAHVAALGVTAGLRTGARDGGGRRSRTRSTLLLAQAALSVVLLVGAGLFVRSLRRIGALDFGYEPARLVFAEASFPDAVPSDVQLAAYDRLLERARRVPGVERAALSTTSPFWSLVAGDLTIPGFDSLRTLGVGFPIYNAVSADYFATAGIRVVRGRPITAADVEGAPRVALVNEAMARRIWKDADPIGRCMRIGDEKAPCSEIVGVVRTVINNELREPPQMQYYFPLAQKQATSSMRALVVRAAPGVRPASLAATLRRELAPAAPGARYLDVVPLEDRIDPQVRPWRLGATMFTAFGMLALLIAAVGLYSVMAYTVAQRLHEMGLRMALGARGRDVTALVLGQGMGVAAAGIALGAAAALAASHWVAPLLFDVSARDPLVYLAVAATLAAAALVASLVPARRATRVDPSDALRSE; encoded by the coding sequence ATGATCCGCCCTCGCGTCCGACGCCTCTTCCGCCTCGCGCTGCGCCGCCCCGCGCTGCGCGAGCGCGACGTCGACGACGAGATCCGCCTGCACGTCGACCTGCGCGCCGAGCGGCTCGTGCGCGAGGGATGGACTCCCGAGGCGGCGCGCGCCGAGGCCTGGCGCCGCTTCGGCGCGCTCACCGAGGCGCGGCCGCGGCTCCTCGACGCCGCGCGCCGCCGAGACACGCGCATGACCTGGAGCGACCGGCTCGACTCCGTGCGGCAGGACGCCGCGTTCGCCGTCCGCCAGCTCCGCTCCGCGCCCGGTGTCGCGGCGGCGGCGATCGTCACGCTCGCGTTAGGCATCGGCGCCAACGCGACGATGTTCGGCGTCGTGGACCGGCTGCTGCTCCGTCCCCCCGCGCTCGTCGCCGACGCGGGACACGTGACGCGGCTGTACATCGAGCGGCGCCGCGCGGGGTTCAACGGGCGCGTGATGCCGATGGTCTCGGCGCCCGCGTACTTCACGGTGCGCGACAGCACCCGCGCGTTCGCCGCGGTGGCGGGCTTCTTCCCCGGGCAGCACGTCGTCGGCGAGGGCGACGCGGCGCGGCAGCGGCATGTGATCGAGGCGACCGGCAACTTCTTCACGCTGCTCGGCGTGCGCCCGGCGCTCGGCCGCTTCTTCGGGCCCGACGACGATCGCGTGCCTGCCGGATCGCTCGTCGCGGTGCTCGGCGACCGCTACTGGCGCGAGGCGTACGGCGCCGACTCCGCGGTGCTCGGCCGCACGGTCGTCGTCGAGGGAGATCGCTACGTGATCGTCGGCGTCGCGCCGCGCGGCTTCAACGGCACCGATCTCGAGCCGACCGACGTCTACGTGCCGCTGTCGACGATCGCGTACCACGCGCGCGCGCGCGACTGGTCCACCGACGGGCGCATCGCGTGGGTGCGCATGGTGGCGCGGCTGCGTCCCGGCGCGACGACGGCGCGGGCCGAACGCGAGGCGACGGCGGCGCTGCGTCTCACGGCGCCGGACACGAACGCGTTCGACTACGGCGCCCGCGTCATCGCCGCACCGGTGACCGAGGCGCACGCGCCCGTGAAGTCCGAGCGGCGCACGCGGGCGTCGATCGCCGCGTGGCTCGCCGGCGTCGCCGCGATCGTGCTGCTCGTCGCGTGCGCGAACGTCGCGAACCTCTTGCTCGCCCGCGCCGTGCGCCGCCGCCGGGAGATCGCGGTGCGCACCGCGCTGGGCGCCGGCCGGTGGCGGCTCGCGCGGCAGCTGCTGACGGAGAGCGCGCTCGTCGCGGCGTTAGGCGGCGTCGGCGGGCTGCTCGTCGCGCGGTGGGGCGGTGCCGCGGTCCGCGCGACGCTCCTCCCCGACGTCGACTGGTCGCAGGGCGTCGTGAGCGGCCGCGTGCTGCTGTTCGCGCTCGGCGCCACCACGCTCACCGCGCTGCTCACCGCGCTCGCTCCCGCGGCACACGTCGCCGCGCTCGGCGTCACCGCGGGACTGCGCACCGGCGCGCGCGACGGCGGCGGACGCCGGTCGCGCACGCGCTCCACGCTCCTGCTCGCGCAGGCCGCGCTGTCGGTCGTGCTGCTCGTCGGCGCGGGACTGTTCGTGCGCAGCCTGCGGCGGATCGGCGCGCTCGACTTCGGCTACGAGCCCGCGCGGCTCGTGTTCGCCGAGGCGTCGTTCCCGGACGCCGTGCCGAGTGACGTGCAGCTCGCCGCGTACGACCGCCTGCTCGAGCGGGCGCGCCGCGTGCCGGGTGTGGAGCGCGCCGCGCTGTCGACGACGAGCCCGTTCTGGTCGCTCGTCGCCGGCGACCTCACGATCCCCGGCTTCGACTCGCTGCGGACGTTGGGCGTCGGGTTCCCGATCTACAACGCGGTGAGCGCCGACTACTTCGCGACGGCCGGCATCCGTGTCGTGCGCGGCCGGCCGATCACCGCGGCCGACGTCGAGGGCGCGCCGAGGGTGGCGCTCGTGAACGAGGCGATGGCCCGGCGCATCTGGAAGGACGCCGACCCGATCGGGCGGTGCATGCGCATCGGCGACGAGAAGGCGCCGTGCAGCGAGATCGTCGGCGTCGTGCGCACGGTGATCAACAACGAGCTGCGCGAGCCGCCGCAGATGCAGTACTACTTCCCGCTGGCGCAGAAGCAGGCGACGAGCAGCATGCGGGCGCTCGTCGTGCGCGCCGCGCCGGGCGTGCGTCCGGCGTCGCTCGCCGCGACGCTGCGCCGCGAGCTCGCCCCGGCGGCGCCGGGCGCGCGCTACCTCGACGTGGTGCCGCTCGAGGATCGCATCGACCCGCAGGTGCGCCCGTGGCGACTCGGCGCGACGATGTTCACGGCGTTCGGCATGCTCGCGCTGCTCATCGCGGCGGTCGGGCTGTACAGCGTCATGGCGTACACCGTCGCCCAACGGCTGCACGAGATGGGGCTGCGCATGGCGCTCGGCGCGCGCGGCCGCGACGTGACGGCGCTCGTCCTCGGCCAGGGCATGGGCGTCGCCGCGGCCGGCATCGCGCTCGGCGCCGCGGCGGCGCTCGCCGCGAGCCACTGGGTCGCCCCGCTGTTGTTCGACGTCTCCGCGCGCGACCCGCTGGTGTACCTCGCCGTCGCCGCGACGCTCGCCGCCGCGGCGCTCGTCGCCTCGCTGGTGCCCGCACGACGCGCGACACGCGTGGATCCGAGCGACGCGTTACGCAGCGAGTGA
- a CDS encoding NAD-dependent epimerase/dehydratase family protein yields the protein MRILVVGGTGFIGRFLLPQLSGVGHDVGVVHRPESSATLPNGVRGVAADRQRLGEHAAMLRAFAPDVVIDLVLSSGRQAAELVEVFRGHAARVVAITSMDVYRAAALLHGLEDGPLAPVPLTEDSALRTQAQTYPPAQLERLRQLFGWLDDAYDKVAVERNVVAAPDLPATVLRLPMIYGPGDRLHRLFPLLKRMDDGRPAILLPERLAAWRGPRGYVENVAAAIALAATDARATGRTYNVAEAESVTELEWARRVADAVGWRGRFVVLPDDAIPSHLRMPGRLEQHWAADSSRIRAELGYAEPVSRDESLGRTIAWERAHPPAVDPAQFDYAAEDRALSSSREGAENAEHTN from the coding sequence ATGCGCATCCTCGTCGTCGGCGGTACGGGCTTCATCGGGCGGTTCCTGCTGCCGCAGCTGTCGGGCGTGGGACACGATGTCGGAGTCGTGCACCGGCCGGAGAGCAGCGCGACGCTGCCTAACGGCGTTCGCGGCGTCGCGGCGGATCGGCAGCGGCTCGGCGAGCACGCGGCGATGCTGCGCGCCTTCGCGCCGGACGTCGTGATCGACCTCGTGCTCAGCTCGGGGCGGCAGGCGGCGGAGCTCGTGGAGGTGTTTCGCGGACACGCGGCGCGCGTCGTCGCGATCACGAGCATGGACGTCTACCGCGCCGCGGCGCTGCTGCACGGTCTCGAGGACGGCCCGCTGGCGCCCGTGCCGCTGACCGAAGACTCGGCGCTCCGCACGCAGGCGCAGACGTACCCGCCCGCGCAGCTCGAGCGGCTCCGGCAGCTGTTCGGCTGGCTCGACGACGCGTACGACAAGGTGGCCGTGGAGCGCAACGTGGTCGCCGCGCCGGATCTGCCGGCGACGGTGCTGCGCCTGCCGATGATCTACGGTCCGGGCGACCGGCTGCACCGGCTCTTCCCGCTGCTCAAGCGCATGGACGACGGACGCCCGGCGATCCTGCTCCCCGAGCGCCTCGCGGCGTGGCGCGGACCGCGTGGGTACGTGGAGAACGTCGCCGCCGCGATCGCGCTCGCCGCCACCGACGCGCGCGCGACGGGCCGCACGTACAACGTCGCCGAAGCGGAGAGCGTGACGGAGCTGGAGTGGGCGCGGCGCGTCGCCGACGCCGTCGGCTGGCGCGGGCGCTTCGTCGTGCTCCCCGACGACGCGATCCCCTCGCACCTGCGCATGCCCGGGCGCCTCGAGCAGCACTGGGCCGCCGACAGCTCGCGCATCCGCGCGGAGCTCGGCTACGCGGAGCCCGTATCGCGCGACGAATCGTTAGGCCGCACGATCGCTTGGGAGCGCGCGCACCCGCCGGCCGTCGATCCGGCGCAGTTCGACTACGCGGCGGAGGATCGTGCACTGTCCAGCTCACGCGAAGGCGCGGAGAACGCCGAGCACACCAATTGA